One Staphylococcus simiae genomic region harbors:
- a CDS encoding cytochrome d ubiquinol oxidase subunit II — MIYAYIGITVLWLFLFCYVIIASIDFGAGFFALHSKITGNDKKTNHLISRYLNPVWEVTNVFFVFFFVGFVGFFPESVKYLGTVLLVPGSIALIMISLRNSFYAFENYGQDTKLSWMVMYGVTGLLIPASLATALTITEGGYISENHGHVDLEWLQLILSPFAWSVVFLAIISVLYISSGFLTFYAHKAEDKPAYELTRMWHIFWGLPMIIISLFVFLSLRIQNSEHFYTAIFDYWWMFVLSFIFFCIALLLTILKRNHGLAFILIILQMLMAFFGYGMSKLPYLLYPFVKITDAHVNPEMGWALVIAFILGLLLLVPSLILLLRLFVFDKDYVEGKK, encoded by the coding sequence ATGATATATGCATATATAGGTATAACAGTACTATGGTTATTTTTATTTTGTTATGTCATTATTGCCTCTATTGATTTTGGAGCAGGCTTCTTTGCATTACATTCTAAAATAACAGGTAATGACAAAAAAACGAATCATTTGATTTCACGTTACTTAAATCCCGTTTGGGAAGTAACGAATGTGTTCTTTGTATTTTTCTTTGTAGGATTTGTAGGGTTTTTCCCTGAATCAGTTAAGTATTTAGGAACAGTCTTACTTGTGCCAGGTTCCATTGCACTTATCATGATTTCATTACGTAATAGTTTTTATGCATTTGAAAATTATGGACAAGACACTAAACTATCTTGGATGGTTATGTATGGTGTTACTGGTTTATTGATTCCAGCGTCATTAGCTACTGCGTTAACAATTACAGAAGGTGGTTATATTTCAGAAAATCATGGACATGTTGATTTAGAGTGGTTACAACTCATTTTAAGTCCATTTGCATGGTCAGTCGTATTTCTAGCCATTATTTCTGTATTGTATATTTCTTCAGGATTTTTAACGTTTTATGCTCATAAAGCTGAAGATAAACCAGCTTATGAATTAACGAGAATGTGGCATATTTTCTGGGGACTTCCAATGATCATTATTTCTTTATTTGTCTTTCTGTCATTAAGAATACAAAATTCAGAACATTTTTATACTGCAATTTTTGATTATTGGTGGATGTTTGTTTTAAGTTTTATCTTTTTCTGTATAGCACTATTGTTAACAATCTTAAAAAGAAATCATGGCTTAGCATTTATTCTGATCATTTTACAAATGTTAATGGCATTTTTCGGATATGGTATGAGTAAATTACCTTATTTACTTTATCCATTTGTTAAAATTACTGATGCTCATGTGAATCCTGAAATGGGATGGGCATTAGTGATTGCCTTTATTTTAGGTTTACTTTTATTAGTACCATCGTTAATATTATTATTAAGACTATTTGTTTTTGATAAAGATTACGTAGAAGGAAAGAAATAG